A window of the Pelagicoccus albus genome harbors these coding sequences:
- a CDS encoding DUF6334 family protein: VHQKMNTPEFKTIEAIYGIPCEEMPTRFERAVLVTQEAEFLISCEPEFDEIVITKEERKERTEPPILAGCFRVTWSWILTNQQGYTDGLRIEMKSEEDETYCYEFISIASGIEIHKSEKVRVNQSAHTTPASAPR; encoded by the coding sequence GTTCACCAGAAAATGAATACTCCGGAATTCAAGACTATCGAAGCGATCTATGGAATCCCATGCGAAGAGATGCCTACTCGTTTTGAGCGTGCGGTCCTAGTGACTCAAGAGGCGGAGTTTCTCATCAGTTGCGAACCTGAGTTTGACGAGATAGTAATCACAAAAGAAGAAAGAAAGGAACGAACAGAACCACCCATTCTAGCAGGTTGCTTTCGCGTGACTTGGAGTTGGATACTCACGAATCAGCAGGGCTACACTGATGGACTAAGAATTGAAATGAAATCAGAAGAAGATGAAACCTACTGCTATGAGTTCATCTCGATCGCTTCAGGAATCGAAATTCACAAGTCCGAAAAAGTTAGGGTGAACCAGTCAGCCCATACAACTCCAGCCAGCGCTCCGCGCTGA